In Porphyrobacter sp. LM 6, one DNA window encodes the following:
- a CDS encoding MFS transporter, producing the protein MTQGPPPSPPAETRPAPTGAIPPSRMALLFMVMLVTAAGNTAMQSVMPSIGTALQVEDVWISLAYSWSALLWVVCAPFWARRSDQRGRKAMMALGLVGFIVSFVLCGAALWAGLAGWMSALWTLAAFAAARSLYGGFGSAAPPAVQAYVASRTPRAERTQALSLIASSFGLGTVIGPALAPLMVFPFLGIGLTGPFICFAAIGLVALVLLRWRLPNDEPQYAARGQAVAYSSSGSGAPLDPQEASESEDAAEPPRLSWRDPRLRPWVFAGFFGGHAQAMVLGISGFLVLDRLGLRETPAEGAGPVGLVLMSGAIATLLAQWGLIPRFDLGPRAATLWGIATAAFGTVVLAVAGDLHLIALGYAIASLGFGLFRPGTTAGTSLAVTRAEQGQASGIVASLAGASYIYAPALGVWLYGHSDWLGFGLIVALCAAVLLHGWTALQADKELTKDRT; encoded by the coding sequence ATGACGCAAGGGCCGCCGCCATCACCACCTGCCGAAACGCGCCCCGCGCCGACCGGGGCGATCCCGCCGTCGCGCATGGCGCTGCTGTTCATGGTGATGCTCGTCACCGCGGCGGGGAACACCGCGATGCAATCGGTGATGCCATCGATCGGCACCGCCCTGCAGGTGGAGGATGTGTGGATCAGCCTCGCCTATTCGTGGTCGGCGCTACTGTGGGTGGTGTGCGCGCCATTCTGGGCGCGGCGGTCGGACCAGCGCGGGCGCAAGGCGATGATGGCGCTGGGGCTGGTCGGCTTCATCGTCTCCTTCGTGCTGTGCGGCGCGGCGTTGTGGGCGGGGCTGGCGGGGTGGATGTCGGCGCTGTGGACGCTCGCCGCCTTCGCCGCCGCGCGTAGCCTCTACGGCGGGTTCGGCAGCGCCGCGCCCCCGGCGGTGCAGGCCTATGTCGCCTCACGCACTCCGCGCGCCGAACGCACGCAAGCGCTGTCGCTGATCGCTTCGAGCTTCGGGCTCGGCACGGTGATCGGCCCGGCGCTGGCACCGCTGATGGTGTTCCCGTTTCTCGGCATCGGGCTGACCGGCCCGTTCATCTGCTTTGCCGCGATCGGGCTTGTGGCGCTGGTGCTGCTGCGCTGGCGGCTGCCCAACGACGAGCCGCAATATGCCGCGCGCGGGCAGGCGGTGGCCTATTCGTCGAGCGGATCGGGCGCACCGCTCGATCCGCAGGAGGCATCGGAGAGCGAGGACGCCGCCGAACCGCCGCGCCTGTCATGGCGCGACCCGCGCCTGCGGCCGTGGGTCTTCGCTGGGTTCTTCGGCGGCCATGCGCAGGCGATGGTGCTGGGGATTTCGGGCTTTCTGGTGCTCGACCGGCTGGGACTGCGCGAGACGCCCGCCGAGGGCGCCGGGCCAGTGGGCCTAGTGCTGATGAGCGGCGCGATCGCCACGCTGCTGGCGCAGTGGGGGCTGATCCCGCGCTTCGATCTCGGCCCGCGCGCTGCGACACTGTGGGGGATCGCCACAGCGGCCTTCGGCACGGTGGTGCTGGCGGTGGCGGGCGACCTGCACCTGATCGCACTCGGCTATGCCATCGCCTCGCTAGGCTTCGGCCTGTTCCGGCCCGGCACCACCGCCGGCACCTCGCTCGCGGTGACCCGCGCCGAACAGGGGCAGGCGAGCGGCATCGTCGCGAGCCTTGCGGGGGCGAGCTACATCTATGCGCCGGCTCTCGGCGTGTGGCTCTACGGCCATTCGGACTGGCTGGGCTTTGGGCTGATCGTTGCGCTGTGCGCCGCCGTGCTGCTGCATGGGTGGACAGCCTTGCAGGCAGATAAAGAACTAACGAAGGACCGCACCTAA
- the arsC gene encoding arsenate reductase (glutaredoxin) (This arsenate reductase requires both glutathione and glutaredoxin to convert arsenate to arsenite, after which the efflux transporter formed by ArsA and ArsB can extrude the arsenite from the cell, providing resistance.), which produces MKATIWHNPACGTSRKTLAILENLSKVEVTVVEYLKTPPSAEKLAQLYRDAGITPQQGLRLRGTDAAERGLPDADDATVLAAMVADPILIERPLVETDKGVRLCRPQDEVLKIL; this is translated from the coding sequence ATGAAAGCGACCATCTGGCACAATCCGGCGTGCGGCACTTCGCGCAAGACGCTGGCGATCCTCGAAAACCTCAGCAAGGTCGAGGTGACGGTGGTCGAATATCTCAAGACCCCGCCGAGCGCCGAAAAGCTCGCGCAACTCTATCGCGATGCCGGGATCACCCCGCAGCAGGGCCTGCGCCTGCGCGGCACCGATGCGGCCGAACGCGGTCTGCCCGATGCGGACGATGCGACTGTGCTGGCAGCGATGGTCGCCGATCCGATCCTGATCGAACGCCCGCTGGTCGAAACCGACAAGGGCGTGCGGCTGTGCAGGCCGCAGGACGAAGTTCTAAAAATACTTTGA
- a CDS encoding TonB-dependent receptor, translating into MLRIARTALLLGCAISAFPALAASDTEAGDAAATESSAADSASAEGPNIVVTGNVLYSDQLNALKTPTPIIDVPQSLSITTADQIVRQGFDSIADIVLYTAGVSNSQGEGHRDSVIFRGVRSTADFFVDGVRDDVEYYRGLYNLEQVEILRGPNALLFGRGGTGGILNRVTKKGVIGDTFAGYRASVDTFGAYDIWADLNLATGDNSALRLNAAYESLNNHRDLYEGEQISLNPTFRTQLGGNTTLDLSYEYINHDRFVDRGIPTDDAGNPVRALRRITFGDPANNYTTFEAHVLRSTLQHSFSDGLKGNITASWGDYDKVYANVFPVGYNPATNVVAMDGYIDSNHRQNLILSGNLVGEFATGGIEHTLIVGGEYIDTSNDNDRFNAVFDTAVADGRRADVEFFRAVRPFPLRGGVGTLADGRTTRLAFSSLNDDTEADLTVFSAYIQDEVKLADWLRVVLGARFDSFDITVLDNRNGAVRTRKDKEVTPRLGLILKPRENLSIYGSYSESFLPRSGDQFADINPPNDALEPNTFSNREIGVKWDFARDLALTGAVFEIRERSPQVSDSDPGTLDVLESKIRGFEAQLQGHVTEAWFLTAGYSYLDGEQQSRTGPTGRRLRELPHHKFAIWNTVQATDQLGFGLGLTAQDESFADNANSATLPAYARVDAAVFYDVNDKVRVQLNVENLFDELYFPNAHSADELTVGAPLNARFTVTGRF; encoded by the coding sequence ATGCTTCGAATTGCCCGTACTGCCCTGCTCCTCGGCTGCGCCATCAGCGCCTTTCCCGCCCTCGCGGCGAGCGATACCGAAGCGGGCGATGCGGCGGCGACAGAGAGCAGCGCGGCTGACAGTGCATCGGCGGAAGGCCCGAACATCGTCGTCACCGGCAATGTGCTCTATTCCGACCAACTCAACGCGCTGAAGACCCCGACGCCGATCATCGACGTCCCGCAATCGCTCTCGATCACCACCGCCGACCAGATCGTGCGGCAGGGCTTCGACAGCATCGCCGATATCGTGCTTTACACCGCAGGCGTGAGCAATTCGCAGGGCGAAGGCCACCGCGATTCGGTGATCTTCCGCGGCGTGCGCTCGACCGCAGACTTCTTCGTCGACGGGGTGCGCGACGATGTCGAATACTACCGCGGCCTCTACAATCTTGAACAGGTCGAAATCCTGCGCGGCCCCAATGCGCTGCTGTTCGGGCGCGGCGGCACCGGGGGCATCCTCAACCGCGTGACCAAGAAGGGCGTCATTGGCGATACCTTCGCCGGATACCGCGCCTCGGTCGACACCTTCGGCGCCTATGACATCTGGGCCGATCTCAACCTTGCGACCGGCGACAATTCGGCGCTGCGGCTCAACGCCGCCTATGAAAGCCTCAACAATCACCGCGATCTGTACGAGGGCGAACAGATCAGCTTGAACCCCACCTTCCGCACGCAACTGGGCGGCAACACCACGCTCGATCTGTCCTACGAATACATCAATCACGATCGCTTCGTGGATCGCGGCATCCCGACTGATGATGCCGGCAATCCGGTGCGCGCGCTGCGGCGGATCACCTTTGGCGATCCGGCGAACAATTACACCACCTTCGAAGCCCACGTGCTGCGCTCGACGCTCCAGCACAGCTTCTCCGATGGGCTGAAGGGCAACATCACCGCGTCCTGGGGTGACTATGACAAGGTCTACGCCAATGTCTTTCCGGTCGGCTACAACCCGGCCACCAACGTGGTAGCGATGGATGGCTACATCGACAGCAACCACCGCCAGAACCTGATCCTGTCGGGCAATCTGGTGGGTGAATTCGCCACCGGCGGGATCGAGCACACGCTGATCGTCGGCGGCGAATATATCGACACCAGCAACGATAATGACCGCTTCAACGCGGTGTTCGATACCGCCGTCGCCGATGGCCGTCGCGCCGATGTCGAGTTCTTCCGTGCGGTGCGCCCCTTCCCCTTGCGCGGCGGGGTCGGCACGCTGGCCGATGGCCGCACCACCCGCCTCGCCTTCTCCTCGCTGAACGATGATACCGAGGCCGATCTGACCGTGTTCTCGGCCTATATCCAGGACGAGGTGAAGCTTGCCGATTGGCTGCGCGTGGTGCTCGGCGCGCGGTTCGACAGCTTCGACATCACCGTGCTCGACAACCGCAACGGGGCCGTCCGCACCCGCAAGGACAAGGAGGTGACCCCGCGCCTCGGCCTGATCCTCAAGCCGCGCGAAAACCTGTCGATTTACGGCAGCTATTCGGAGAGCTTCCTGCCGCGTTCGGGCGACCAGTTCGCCGACATCAACCCGCCCAATGATGCGCTGGAGCCCAACACCTTCTCGAACCGCGAGATCGGGGTGAAGTGGGACTTTGCCCGCGATCTGGCGCTGACCGGCGCGGTGTTCGAAATCCGCGAGCGCTCGCCGCAGGTGTCCGACAGTGACCCCGGCACGCTCGACGTGCTAGAATCCAAGATCCGCGGGTTCGAGGCCCAGTTGCAGGGCCACGTCACCGAGGCGTGGTTCCTGACCGCAGGCTATTCCTATCTCGACGGCGAACAGCAGAGCCGCACCGGCCCCACCGGTCGCCGTCTGCGCGAACTGCCGCACCACAAGTTTGCGATCTGGAACACGGTTCAGGCAACCGATCAGCTCGGTTTCGGCCTTGGCCTGACCGCGCAGGACGAAAGCTTTGCGGACAACGCCAACTCCGCGACCCTGCCCGCCTATGCGCGGGTCGATGCGGCGGTGTTCTATGACGTGAACGACAAGGTCCGGGTGCAGCTCAATGTCGAAAACCTGTTCGACGAGCTCTACTTCCCCAACGCGCACTCGGCCGATGAATTGACCGTCGGCGCGCCGCTCAATGCGCGGTTCACGGTGACCGGAAGGTTCTAA
- a CDS encoding (2Fe-2S)-binding protein has protein sequence MSRMTVNERPVEFDLDPRTPLLYGLREAMNLTGTKACGGGDCSGACMVLVDGVALRSCAITLAECEGRIITTIEGLSNDRSHPVQQAMVAQQAIQCGYCTPGITIAAAALIQRNPAPTREEIEAAIPNICRCGVYPRLIRAVEQAGRVAQRRERISAAPAPGISAEDAARAVPALRVPEPE, from the coding sequence ATGTCGCGCATGACCGTCAACGAACGGCCGGTCGAGTTCGATCTCGATCCCCGGACGCCGCTGCTTTACGGCTTGCGCGAGGCGATGAACCTCACCGGCACCAAGGCGTGCGGCGGCGGAGATTGTTCGGGCGCGTGCATGGTACTGGTCGACGGGGTGGCGCTGCGATCCTGCGCGATCACGCTGGCCGAGTGCGAGGGGCGGATCATCACCACGATCGAGGGCCTCTCGAACGACCGCTCGCATCCGGTGCAGCAGGCGATGGTGGCGCAGCAGGCGATCCAGTGCGGATATTGCACCCCCGGCATCACCATCGCCGCCGCCGCGCTGATCCAGCGCAATCCTGCGCCGACCCGCGAGGAGATCGAGGCCGCGATTCCGAACATCTGCCGCTGCGGGGTCTATCCGCGCCTGATCCGCGCGGTCGAGCAGGCCGGCCGGGTGGCGCAGCGTCGCGAACGGATCAGCGCCGCACCCGCGCCGGGCATCAGCGCCGAGGACGCCGCAAGGGCTGTCCCCGCGCTGCGTGTGCCCGAACCCGAATAG
- a CDS encoding class II aldolase/adducin family protein, giving the protein MATQLKPTIECSKEEWQARLDLAACYRIFDHLGWSESIYNHISLKVPGEKDTFLINPFGLLYSEVTASNLVKIDVEGNNVGGSPYMVNKAGFTQHAYFHKHLGGRADAICHVHTTATMAVASHKDGLLPTNFYACNFQGQIGYHDFEGVTVRPEEGERLVQNLGNHTILMLRNHGPVVMDRTIQGMFVKMWALQRACEIQVATLRMGDPIMISQDVVDVHQRDLAVMSGQGGAGLFDFEAWKRRIDKIDDSWRQ; this is encoded by the coding sequence ATGGCGACCCAGCTCAAACCCACAATCGAATGTAGCAAGGAAGAGTGGCAGGCGCGGCTCGATCTGGCGGCGTGCTACCGCATCTTCGACCACCTCGGCTGGTCGGAATCGATCTACAACCACATCTCGCTGAAGGTGCCGGGGGAGAAGGATACCTTCCTCATCAACCCCTTCGGTCTGCTCTACAGCGAAGTGACCGCGTCGAACCTCGTGAAGATCGATGTCGAGGGCAATAATGTCGGCGGTTCGCCCTATATGGTGAACAAGGCGGGCTTCACCCAGCATGCCTATTTCCACAAGCATCTGGGCGGCCGTGCGGATGCGATCTGCCACGTCCACACCACCGCGACGATGGCGGTCGCCAGCCACAAGGACGGGCTGCTGCCGACCAATTTCTACGCCTGCAATTTCCAGGGCCAGATCGGCTATCACGACTTCGAGGGCGTCACCGTGCGTCCCGAAGAAGGCGAGCGGCTGGTGCAGAACCTTGGCAATCACACCATCCTGATGCTGCGCAACCACGGCCCCGTGGTGATGGACCGCACCATCCAGGGCATGTTCGTCAAGATGTGGGCGCTCCAGCGCGCCTGCGAGATTCAGGTGGCGACGCTCCGCATGGGTGATCCGATCATGATTTCGCAGGACGTGGTCGACGTCCATCAGCGCGATCTGGCCGTGATGAGTGGGCAGGGCGGCGCAGGGCTGTTCGATTTCGAGGCGTGGAAGCGCCGGATCGACAAGATCGACGACAGCTGGCGCCAGTAA
- a CDS encoding MATE family efflux transporter: MNAPAPSVAKLVSGSIPGHLVSQTIPAVIGVAALMSVGIVDAYFIGQLGSAPLAAISFIFPVTVASTSLGVGVMVGINSVVARALGEGDFEKAARRANFGIVFAALVGMMMGVMLFALIEPIFAAMNAPDHLMPLIRAYMAPFAAGFPLSLMIMGLNGVLRGQGEAKRTSTINITYAAANWVLNPILITGAFGFEGFGMAGSAYATITGWAIGALAGLWVLRGTSLPFNPGLLRECSLIDPAKAIIKVGLPAAFSNAINPLGLSVLTARVALEGEAAVAGFGAAGRLQSFVIVPLLALSGAIGAIVGQNWGAGRYDRAREAALYAAGFCVVWGLAVAIGIIAAGESFARLFTDDPAVVAEFAAYLRIAAWGYAGFGLLIVGNGIMNAVDKAGFALGQSIVRVFLVMLPVALVLQPGMGSAAIYTAELAANLFGALSAVVLVRHILLKREPAWSAR, translated from the coding sequence ATGAACGCGCCCGCCCCTTCCGTTGCCAAGCTGGTGAGCGGCAGCATCCCGGGACACCTGGTCAGCCAGACCATCCCTGCGGTGATCGGGGTGGCGGCGCTCATGTCGGTCGGGATCGTCGATGCCTATTTCATCGGCCAGCTCGGCAGCGCGCCGCTGGCTGCGATCAGCTTCATCTTCCCCGTCACCGTCGCCAGCACCTCGCTGGGGGTCGGGGTGATGGTCGGGATCAATTCGGTCGTCGCCCGTGCGCTGGGTGAAGGCGATTTCGAAAAGGCCGCCCGCCGCGCCAATTTCGGGATCGTGTTTGCCGCGCTCGTCGGGATGATGATGGGCGTCATGCTGTTCGCGCTGATCGAGCCGATCTTCGCTGCGATGAACGCGCCTGACCACCTGATGCCGCTGATCCGCGCCTATATGGCGCCCTTCGCCGCAGGCTTTCCGCTAAGCCTGATGATCATGGGTCTCAACGGCGTGCTGCGCGGTCAGGGCGAGGCCAAGCGCACGAGCACGATAAACATCACCTATGCCGCCGCCAACTGGGTGCTCAACCCGATCCTGATCACCGGGGCATTTGGCTTCGAGGGATTCGGGATGGCGGGATCGGCCTATGCCACGATCACCGGCTGGGCCATCGGCGCGCTGGCGGGGCTGTGGGTGCTGCGCGGAACATCGCTGCCGTTCAACCCCGGCCTGCTGCGCGAATGCAGCCTGATCGATCCGGCCAAGGCGATCATCAAGGTTGGTCTTCCGGCGGCGTTTTCCAACGCGATCAACCCGCTCGGCCTGTCGGTACTGACCGCAAGGGTCGCGCTCGAGGGCGAGGCCGCGGTCGCGGGCTTCGGGGCGGCGGGGCGATTGCAGAGCTTCGTGATCGTCCCGCTGCTGGCGCTTTCGGGCGCGATCGGGGCGATTGTCGGGCAGAACTGGGGCGCGGGCCGGTATGACCGGGCGCGCGAGGCGGCGCTTTACGCGGCGGGCTTCTGCGTCGTCTGGGGGCTGGCGGTGGCCATCGGGATAATCGCTGCGGGCGAGAGCTTTGCCCGGCTGTTCACCGACGATCCGGCGGTGGTGGCGGAGTTCGCCGCCTATCTCCGGATCGCGGCGTGGGGCTATGCCGGGTTCGGACTGCTGATCGTGGGCAATGGCATCATGAACGCGGTCGACAAGGCAGGATTTGCCCTCGGCCAATCCATCGTGCGGGTGTTCCTGGTGATGCTGCCGGTGGCGCTTGTGCTCCAGCCGGGCATGGGGAGCGCCGCGATCTACACCGCCGAACTCGCCGCCAACCTGTTCGGCGCGCTTTCGGCGGTGGTGCTGGTGCGCCACATTTTGCTCAAGCGCGAGCCGGCCTGGAGCGCGCGCTAG